One window of Anaerolineales bacterium genomic DNA carries:
- the selD gene encoding selenide, water dikinase SelD: MPIPQTGREVRLTTLSACAGUASKLSADALAQVLRPVRDIFDPASFPDLMIGLDPPDDAAVWRLSDDQAIVVTTDFFTPVVDTPYEYGAIAAANSLSDIYAMGGKPFLALNVAALPDNLLPEISSEILRGGAEKAREAGVVIAGGHTVKDKEPKYGLVAIGFVHPQRIIRKSGLKDGDLLLLTKPLGGGVTTTSIKQEKAAEEHIVEAIKWMSHLNKTGSELAQEFGVRGGTDITGFGFIGHASEMAEASGLSLQFELTKIPFMSGARSYAEKGIFPGGAFDNKAHFEKSTEFAGLDEPSQMLLFDPQTSGGLLIGLAREKLTAFANRATELNQSYWVVGEARAGSGIRVG, translated from the coding sequence ATGCCCATTCCACAAACCGGACGCGAAGTTCGCCTGACGACTCTTTCCGCCTGCGCGGGCTGAGCGTCCAAATTAAGCGCGGATGCGCTGGCGCAGGTCCTGCGTCCCGTAAGGGATATTTTCGATCCCGCATCATTTCCAGACCTGATGATCGGTCTGGACCCGCCGGACGATGCGGCTGTTTGGCGTTTAAGCGACGATCAAGCCATTGTTGTCACGACGGATTTCTTTACACCGGTGGTGGATACGCCCTATGAATACGGTGCGATCGCCGCCGCAAACAGCTTGTCGGATATTTATGCAATGGGCGGGAAACCCTTCCTTGCACTGAACGTCGCCGCATTACCGGATAATCTTCTGCCAGAAATTTCAAGCGAAATCCTGCGCGGCGGCGCGGAGAAGGCGCGTGAAGCCGGTGTTGTGATCGCGGGCGGACACACCGTCAAGGACAAGGAACCAAAATACGGCCTGGTGGCAATTGGTTTCGTGCATCCGCAAAGAATCATCCGTAAAAGCGGGTTGAAAGATGGGGATCTCCTTTTGCTAACCAAACCGCTCGGGGGCGGGGTCACAACCACATCCATCAAACAGGAAAAGGCAGCTGAAGAACATATCGTCGAGGCGATCAAGTGGATGTCTCACCTGAATAAGACGGGGAGCGAACTTGCCCAGGAGTTCGGCGTCCGCGGCGGGACGGATATCACCGGTTTTGGATTCATCGGTCACGCTTCGGAAATGGCGGAAGCATCCGGATTGTCTTTGCAGTTTGAATTAACCAAAATCCCGTTCATGAGCGGAGCGCGCTCGTACGCGGAAAAAGGCATCTTCCCCGGCGGCGCATTCGACAACAAAGCTCATTTTGAGAAATCCACGGAATTCGCTGGTCTGGATGAGCCTTCGCAAATGCTTTTATTCGATCCACAGACCAGCGGCGGGTTGTTGATCGGCCTGGCGCGGGAAAAATTAACCGCGTTCGCGAATCGCGCAACGGAGTTGAATCAATCCTATTGGGTGGTCGGCGAGGCGCGCGCAGGAAGCGGAATCAGGGTGGGTTGA
- a CDS encoding HlyC/CorC family transporter, whose amino-acid sequence MNISSELIIIFLLILINGILAMSEAALLASRKVKLQQMANEGDKNAAAALELLKNPNTFLSTIQIGITLIGVLAGAVGGATISTALAVSMQNLPYVGEYSESISLGIVVLSITVLTIWLGELVPKRLGIHKPERIAKVVVGPMIYISKMFSPLVKLMSNATELILTLFGIKPTNEPPITEEELQVLIDQGTQAGVFEEAEQDMVEGVFSLGDTRVYSVMTPRTEIVWLDVSDSTEEILEKIGGSPYSRFPVRQDSLETIVGIVKSRDLLVTTLSKKEIALKELAKPAYFIPETMLASRALEVLKKNNTEMLLVVDEFGGVQGLLTINDILEEIVGVMEGEEPQATQRQDGSWLLDGMLEVDEFKEIFNLKGLPHEDEYETLSGFIMTSLGRLPQTADHFEWESLRFEVIDMDGRRVDKVLVTSKPKPASD is encoded by the coding sequence ATGAACATTAGCAGCGAACTGATAATCATCTTTTTATTGATTTTGATCAACGGCATCCTGGCAATGTCTGAAGCAGCACTTCTCGCCTCGCGAAAGGTTAAACTTCAACAAATGGCAAACGAGGGCGATAAAAACGCCGCAGCCGCGCTGGAACTGCTGAAAAACCCAAACACCTTCCTTTCCACGATCCAGATCGGAATTACATTGATCGGCGTGCTGGCAGGCGCGGTCGGCGGCGCAACGATCTCCACTGCGCTGGCTGTCTCGATGCAAAATCTGCCATATGTCGGCGAATACAGCGAATCGATCTCCTTGGGGATCGTGGTCCTATCGATCACCGTCCTGACCATCTGGCTCGGCGAACTCGTTCCGAAACGATTGGGCATCCACAAACCCGAACGCATCGCCAAGGTGGTCGTCGGTCCGATGATTTACATTTCAAAAATGTTCTCGCCGCTGGTCAAATTGATGAGCAATGCGACGGAACTCATCCTGACCCTTTTCGGGATCAAGCCGACCAATGAGCCTCCCATCACAGAGGAGGAATTGCAAGTGTTGATCGATCAGGGCACACAAGCCGGAGTCTTTGAAGAAGCGGAACAGGATATGGTCGAGGGTGTTTTCAGTCTCGGCGATACACGCGTTTACTCGGTGATGACCCCGCGAACCGAGATCGTCTGGCTCGATGTGAGCGACTCGACCGAGGAAATCCTCGAAAAAATCGGCGGCAGTCCGTACTCGCGGTTCCCCGTACGGCAGGATTCACTGGAGACCATCGTCGGCATCGTTAAATCACGCGACCTGCTCGTGACGACCCTATCGAAAAAGGAGATCGCCCTCAAGGAGCTGGCAAAGCCTGCGTACTTCATCCCGGAGACCATGCTCGCCTCGCGCGCGTTGGAAGTGTTAAAAAAGAACAATACGGAAATGCTGCTGGTGGTGGACGAGTTCGGCGGGGTTCAGGGCTTGTTGACCATCAACGACATATTGGAAGAGATCGTGGGCGTAATGGAGGGCGAAGAACCGCAAGCGACTCAAAGGCAGGATGGCTCGTGGTTACTGGATGGCATGCTGGAAGTGGATGAGTTCAAGGAAATCTTCAACCTGAAAGGACTCCCACATGAAGACGAATATGAAACCCTGAGCGGTTTCATAATGACATCGCTCGGTCGGCTGCCGCAAACCGCCGATCATTTCGAATGGGAAAGTCTGCGTTTCGAAGTCATCGACATGGACGGTCGCCGCGTGGATAAGGTATTGGTAACTTCAAAACCGAAACCCGCCTCGGATTAA